CAAGCTGGCCTTTGAGAATGAAGAAGCCGGTGCCGGAAATCTTTACTGCGCGTTCAAAGTCAGCGAGGCCGAGGCCTTCCGCGAATTCGCCGTGGTGCCTGAGCGGAAAAGAAGGCTTTTTTTGCACGCCGTGCTTTTTCACCACGGGGTTTTCGGATGAATCCTTTCCTGTCGGAACGGAATCGTCAAGTATGTTGGGCAGGCGCATCAGGTAATAATCGATTTTTTCGCGCAACTCCGAGAGACCCGCTTCAGATTCCTTTATTTTCTGGGGCAAGGCCTTTGCCTCGGCAAGCTTCTTTTCAATGGACTTTCCTTTGGCTTTGAGGGATTTTATTTCCTCGGTTATGCTGTTGCGCGCACTCCTCAATTCGTCGGCCGAGCCTTTCAGCGAACGCCATTCCAAGTCAAGCTTCAGCAGTTCCTCGAACCAGGCCAGTTTCTCCTTGTCATTGCGCTTTTTCATGCTGCGCCTGACGGAGTCGGGGTCGGAGCGGATGATTTCAATGTCAATCATAACAATCTGGAAACAGACGTGTTCGAAAAAGGTTAAATAGATAATTGCCCGGAAAAAGGTTAATGGAAGCAGTTGTTTTGAGATACGGGCACAGGCTATTCAGGGACCAGAGGGTTACAAGCCACTGCTGTCTTGTGGCAAGGGCGTTCGGGGCAAGCGAAATAGTTGTCGAGGGAATCCAGGACCCGGAACTGGAAAAGAATTTCTATGATGTCGCGCAAAGATGGGGCGGAACGACAAAACTGTCATTCACTAAAAGCTGGAAGAAGACCGCACAGGAATTCAGGAAAAAAGGCTTTTACATAACGCATCTGACGATGTACGGAAAGCCCGTGCAGGAAGACATCCAAAAAATCCGGGAAAAGGAAAAACATTTGG
The sequence above is drawn from the Candidatus Diapherotrites archaeon genome and encodes:
- a CDS encoding tRNA (cytidine(56)-2'-O)-methyltransferase, coding for MEAVVLRYGHRLFRDQRVTSHCCLVARAFGASEIVVEGIQDPELEKNFYDVAQRWGGTTKLSFTKSWKKTAQEFRKKGFYITHLTMYGKPVQEDIQKIREKEKHLVIIGSQKVEPAVYEFADKNTAITSQPHSEIAALAVFLDRLFDGKELDKKFENAEIEVVPQEKGKKTVKKVQKRV